One Aedes aegypti strain LVP_AGWG unplaced genomic scaffold, AaegL5.0 Primary Assembly AGWG_AaegL5_hic_scaff_650_PBJ_arrow, whole genome shotgun sequence DNA segment encodes these proteins:
- the LOC5573586 gene encoding larval cuticle protein A2B: MATFKIVFVAVCLIGVSKAGVLLPAARFAAAPVAALAPAVPAVAAVNTNYDPLPQYTYAYNVQDALTGDNKSQQETRDGDVVKGSYSLVEPDGTVRTVIYTADPINGFNAIVQRGPLVHKALVPVAPVAKVFG, from the exons ATGGCTACCTTCAAG ATTGTGTTCGTTGCCGTTTGCTTGATCGGAGTGAGTAAAGCCGGAGTTCTGCTGCCAGCTGCTCGATTCGCTGCTGCACCCGTTGCCGCTCTAGCACCAGCAGTTCCAGCAGTTGCAGCAGTCAACACTAACTACGACCCACTGCCACAGTATACCTACGCGTACAATGTTCAGGACGCTTTGACCGGCGATAATAAGAGCCAGCAAGAAACTCGAGATGGAGATGTTGTGAAGG GCTCTTACTCGCTGGTTGAACCCGATGGCACTGTGCGCACCGTGATCTACACTGCCGATCCAATCAACGGCTTCAACGCAATCGTTCAGCGTGGCCCATTGGTACACAAGGCACTGGTGCCAGTTGCACCGGTGGCCAAGGTGTTCGGTTGA